One genomic segment of Linepithema humile isolate Giens D197 chromosome 5, Lhum_UNIL_v1.0, whole genome shotgun sequence includes these proteins:
- the Osi14 gene encoding uncharacterized protein Osi14: MNKLLVVLLAAYVAAGPAKPVLQSVDCFTSHDNEFFSCYFVKIIAALNKAAVSEDINIIDGVTFVRDTPMERTARNLQQSESEIIQELPQDTSERTTKLFIMFLDASNSFLSSHSLSFKKLSTETVSRALNDGRAKLKKWIWPLVYVGFKVVMIPLVASVILLVFKALILGKIALLLSGYAMYDQFISNKLSTSDVNQNFVPNPPIHDSFAGNWFAASEHPGYRSLDETKADAKIDAHNLAYSAHKPQTPNVIE; this comes from the exons ATGAACAAACTCCTGGTGGTACTTCTTGCTGCATATGTTGCAGCTGGACCTGCGAAACCTGTATTGCAATCAGTGGATTGTTTTACTTCCCACGATAATGAGTTCTTCAGTTGTTATTTTGTGAAGATCATCGCTGCTCTGAATAAAGCGGCTGTATCGGAAGACATCAACATCATCGATGGCGTAACTTTCGTACGAGATACACCAA tGGAGAGGACTGCTAGGAATTTACAGCAGTCCGAATCGGAGATAATACAGGAATTACCACAGGATACGTCCGAGAGGACGACAAAACTTTTTATCATGTTCCTTGATGCAAGCAATTCCTTCTTAAGCAGTCACAGTTTGTCATTCAAGAAACTGTCCACAGAAACGGTTTCACGCGCTCTGAATGATG GACGTGCCAAATTAAAGAAGTGGATTTGGCCACTGGTCTATGTGGGATTCAAGGTTGTAATGATACCCCTGGTTGCTAGCGTTATTCTTCTGGTTTTCAAAGCTTTAATTCTGGGTAAAATCGCCCTTCTGCTTAGCGGTTACGCAATGTACGACCAATTTATTAGCAACAAGTTGTCGACTAGTGATGTCAACCAGAATTTCGTACCTAATCCCCCCATCCATGACAGCTTTGCCGGAAATTGGTTTGCTGCTTCCGAACATCCAGGATATAGGAGCTTGGACGAGACGAAAGCTGACGCGAAAATCGACGCCCATAATTTGGCATATTCCGCGCACAAACCGCAAACTCCCAATGTTATCGAATAA
- the LOC105675504 gene encoding uncharacterized protein — MAPLPIDCGSYKRKKNSGGKQSKSFVRSRAVALRGTMKTKIIIVLALQLATLVVADSNQEDGNSLEYLEGRLTRAMDELNRKDTIGIYGDIVTLEKIAEDGEPSEKSADPLVSRIEKFLQTRRIEINFPNDASTAGLFGRALGQHNIDIELRSLTHGASEARTRLKKLILPLLLLLKVKAVIILPIVITLIGLISVKGLSVGLTALVLSGALALKSLVAPPPPPRVSYGVVRPHEIHHDHWHRSEQEVNQPYRGWTPEYNGEQYPYHEIP; from the exons ATGGCCCCACTACCTATCGATTGCGGGtcgtataaaagaaaaaaaaactctggGGGCAAACAGTCAAAATCGTTTGTTCGAAGTCGCGCTGTAGCACTTCGTGGGACAATGAAGACGAAAATAATCATCGTCCTGGCGTTGCAACTGGCGACGTTGGTGGTAGCCGACTCAAACCAGGAAGATGGAAACAGTTTAGAGTATCTAGAAGGGAGACTCACGAGGGCGATGGACGAACTCAACAGAAAGGATACCATCGGTATTTACGGTGATATCGTCACCCTGGAGAAGATCGCGGAAGATGGGGAGCCGTCGGAAAAGAGCGCGGATCCTCTTGTAAGCagaatcgaaaaatttttgcagacccgaagaatagaaattaattttcctaaTGACGCTTCAACGGCCGGCTTGTTTGGACGCGCTCTTGGCCAACACAACATCGACATAGAACTCAGAAGTCTGACACACGGAGCGTCCGAAG CGCGTACAAGATTGAAGAAGCTGATCTTACCGCTGTTGCTCCTACTGAAAGTAAAGGCAGTGATCATTTTGCCCATCGTGATCACCCTGATCGGATTAATAAGCGTCAAGGGCTTGAGCGTAGGTCTCACGGCGCTCGTGCTTTCCGGCGCACTAGCCCTGAAGTCCCTTGTCGcaccaccgccaccgccaAGGGTCAGCTATGGAGTTGTAAGGCCGCATGAAATTCATCACGATCACTGGCACAGGTCGGAGCAAGAGGTCAACCAACCCTACAGAGGCTGGACACCCGAATACAATGGCGAACAGTATCCATACCACGAAATTCCGTAG